Genomic segment of Malania oleifera isolate guangnan ecotype guangnan chromosome 7, ASM2987363v1, whole genome shotgun sequence:
aataagaCAATAAGAAGTCTTGAGGGACAGCACATCAACATGAGCATCATCTAACTCAGGCCTATTGGGGATTTAGAGCTTGGCCACAACGAATCTATAAACCAATTCATTTGCCCATTGCATGGGGGAGGAAGACAGTTGAAGTTCCTATTACTTGAAAGAACCAAAGGTTAGAAAGATCCTATTAAAATATACAGACCAAATACAGTTTTTCACAGTGAGTGATGAGTGTCACTCTCAAATGTATCTGAATTTTTTTATCGGTGAAATTCTTATTACAACTAAAAGCCTCTATTTTCTTACATGTTATAATCCCAAATAAATCTTTTGAtcaatgggttttttttttcttttttatgccAGAAATGTTCATTGTCTAAAATCTTGCCTTTTGGagagttaaaataataaaaaatttcaaatgattTGTCTTTAGCAATATTTGGTCATCGATTCATATTTCATATCTGCTCACTGAAGAGTGAGaattaaacaaaagaaaaaggacACTTTAATCTAATTGATTAGCCGATCAGGACATTTCGACAGTGGAAGCTCGTTTGCATAATGCATAATCTGGTCCAAGGTGGTCGATGCTCACAACTTCCCATCACTTCCTCTCTTGAATCCAAATCGATTCTtctgtttattttaattttttcagaATCCAAATACCGTTGGTTACTAATAAACTATTAATACTCTGATGCGATGAATGGTCTCCTaatatgagaaaaataaaataaataagctCTTGCCATCCTATTTCAtactttaaataaattttatttaggaAAAAAATTCTAGTAGTGTTgcttcatatttttatttttcttaatatttataTAGTTCCAAATGGACGAAAACCTTGTTGTGCAAAGACTTTTAACCagcaaaaaaatatatcaaatattAAAAACTAGGAATTTATTAAAAATTGAACAGGAACCAGATGAGATTTCAAATCTCTAGTCAAATTCAAGTTTCTTATAGGCAGTGTCAACCAGATGAAGATTTTATTGCATGCGAATGACTCAAATAAAGTCAAAGTTTAGGAATACCATGAAAGTTGAATCTTACCCAAAAAAGAGGGTCTTATAGCTAGACTTAAATGACTTTTTCTATTATTTGGTTCGTTAAATGAGAGTTGAATTATTTAAGATGTAATTTTTGGTTTCCACGTGCTGATTCTAGATTCGTAAAATCACGACAATAATAATTCTTTCCATCTTTATATCCATTTTTGGCATTTTTCAGAAAGTATTTTTTATAACAAAGACTAATAGAAATACCCAATTAAAGAGGAAAATACAGTTAAAGTACCATTAAAAAAATAAGGAGTATTAGCTAGTATGACAATAGGAATTCAAAATAAAAACGTGTCTATCAAAGCAAAATATAATTTGATTGGGGAATGAAATTGAATGAGAATGAGATAGGATAGAATATAAGTTGAAATTTTTGAATATGAGAACCATCCCTCCTATGCTCTCACTAGGTTTTCCCCATGACCCCTTGAACTCCCTTGAACTAAACATGTTACAaatgcttttaaaaaataaaagtagcATTAAAAGCCATTACAGCTGTTTATTACAAAAATACTTTCTATCAACAAAATTTGCACGGCATATGCataactaataattttttttgtgaatGAAATTGCCCTtataaaggtaaagaaaattatAATTAATGACTTTTTTTCAAATAGTGTAATGGTAAAGCTTATTCATGACATATGTTAAGCACGTCCGTTTTCTTATGGAATGctgctatatatatattactacTTATCAACTTGCCATAAcaaaaaattaatacaaattcaaCTATAGATTTACCAATTCCCTAGATAACgttaaaaaatttatgcaaacatggaagGTTCTAATAGTCACATAACAAAAATGCTATTACTctcaacaataaaataaactcCCAATAATTTTCTCAGCTCAACTCATTAAAATATCAAAATGTATAAAACATCCAAAACTAAAACCAAATGACACAAAACAAAAAGCCTCCAtgcaatatatacatatatatttctgcAAAACCCCCACTCCCCCCACTAAATCAAAGAAGATTCTAGGATTTTGAAATGCAAGGTAAAGTAGTTTTTTATCTAAAAAGATCAATATATTTTGTCTATTTTTTTAATAACACTTGGTACACTAAAATGAAATGAACTGAGAAGGAATGGAAagaaaatttatatgaaaaatttgTCATATTTGAAAGACTGATTTTTTCTATTCTATATCATTCTTATCTACCAAACAGATCATTAATCAACAGACTTCAAATATTGTTTcagataaatattattttaatataaacaCACAAACGTGATATATTGATTCGGCCAACTAGAAAGTACAGAACTCATCAAGACAGCATTTTTCAGGGAGCAGATCGAAGATATGCCAGTGCTCCTCCACCAATGCCACTTGCTCCACTAATATGCTACTTGCCCATGCTACTGCTAGTACTAATGCCACTATAATGGCTAACTAAGGCTATGACCTTCCAAGTAAAcaaatttactaataatattacAACTGCCCTGCTTCTATTACCGCCTTGCTTGTTGCTCGCTCAATAAATGGGGAAAAAACTACTCCCACCATAGTCACCATCCCCCCAACCCCGGAGCGTGGTGCGTAGTGTAAGGGAGAGATTCAAAGTTCCCAAAGGAAAAGAATTGAATAAAAGGATTTTGGAGTGAAAGGATCTGGgctaaaaccaaaataaaatcatcacagcaaaataatgaaaaaggaaaatcgtCCTTCACTGCCAAGCAATAGAAACCCTGAACTCATTACAGATGCAAGCAAACCAAATGGCATTGCATACATTGACACGTATTCTATCTCACCTATGACCATCAGCTAATTTAACAAGGCCCTTGGCCATTCTTGTATATGAACAACTAACAAGAATAGCCTGTCAAAATTCTTAGGTTGTTTATTACCTTGAAAATCATAATCAACTAAATAAAACAGCAGGGGTAAAGGAAGCCAAATGACAGAAACAATTCATTGGAAACTTCTTTCATGTATCTTACCTTCGCCTGCAGGGATGAATGAATCATCAAGACTAGCTCCACTGCCAGAAGGATTTGAGTTTTAAAATGCCCCTTGCTCAGCAGCTTGATCATCTTACTTGGGATGGGGAACATAGCAATCCCGAAGCATCTGACCCAACAACCGAAAGATCACAAACAGTACAGAGCTTCCCTTCCTGGCTCGGAACAAACCGGGAACTACAGTATGGACATGAGACATCCTTCTGTCCTCGGTATATCGGCACATATGTCGCCCCACAAACAACAAATGGATTTCTGAAATCATAGTTCAGCTGCAAGACATCATTCATGTTCCTCTCAGCTGCCTGCAGCACTTGCCTGGctgtctttgcttgattttcaATCGTGGGGTTAGTTTCAAGGAGTCTTCTAGCAAAATTAGCAGCTGTAGCAAGGTTCTTTGCTTTGTAGCAAACAGTCATTGCATTTAACAATGCTAGCCTCAAGTGAGGCAGTTGGAGGTTACAGTGGGTAAAATAGGCCGCAAGTTCTTGCTGGCGCAATGGATTGTCCTTTATTTCCCTCCTCTTAAGCTCCATTTGCAGACCCAAAACATATTCTTTAACTATAACAATCAATTCCTTAACTTCATCAACCTCCCTTCTTGAATCAACCACAATCAAAGGAATGGTGTGGAGGATACTGAGAAAGATTCGAAGGGCCTCAGTAAATTTCCCTGCTGTTGTGGCCTTGTAGCCAGCCTTAAGCTTTTCTTCTAACTGAGAAAAATTAAATACTAGTGCAGGCGGGCCCCGTACATTAGGGCTAGCAGACTCATTCCATCCCCGTTCAACTGCCAATGACATTACTGGAGCAGATGAAAATGCACGAAGATAGGTATGGCTGCCAGAGTGAAGATCAAGAAACATTGGCCTCAAGGGAGCAAAATTCTTAATCCCCAGTTGTCGGCCCAGCAATCGCATCGCAGTATCAAAATTACCAGCTGCAGCATGTTCAGCAGGAATGGATGATCTCTGGATCCAAATCTGGCTTACAGGCATGCCAGGAGTTGGTGCCACAAAAACAGAAGTGTGCGCATTAACAGAAGCCCTTGGAGTATCAGCCTCAGGGGGAAGCCCCAAATCCTCAAGGTCCCATCCTCCTCCATCATTTTCTTCAGCCACTTCCTCATCCTCCAAAGCCACTCCAATTTCTCCATTCGGTAAACCATCCACATCAACCATATCCAGTTCTTCACCCCAATCGCCATCAACAGCCTCTTCGTCTTCTTCAGTGGCACCCCTGCCAATGTTATCCAGACCACCCTCAAATATACCTTTCATGACTCTCAAAAGGGGCCAATCTCCACCAGACATAATGGGCATTGGGGGCATCAGCAGATATGGCACTTTCCCCTCTGGCAAAGTGGGAACATTATCCCCCAACTCATCGGCTAAACGTTCAGAAGCATCCTGTAGCCCATGCACTGAAGCAGTAATGTAAGCAAGCGACAAATGGCCGGAACTCTCCAAAATCTTAACACGCTCTTTGACATCGCCCAAATATAGGGCATTATGAAACTGCCCCATAACATCGTTCTTTACTTCAGCAATTTTCAGCATTTTGGACAGTTTCTCAACATTCCCCGTTATGAGATACAGAAAAGAAAGCCTCTCAAAATTTTTTGTCCGCTGGTAGGCATATTCCACAATACCTGCATTGCCTTGGCGAAGGGCCTCCACCCCCAATCTATACCAGTAATCTTTTTCATCAATTTCCTTTGCTGAAGCAACTGCAATTTGGATATTGCCACTCTCAAGCGCCAAATTAAACCTTGTTCTCTCGTCTTTCACAAAATGAAGCGCAACTTCTGGGAAACCCTTTTGTTGCAAGTATGCAATCATTGCCTGCCCACAAAGCTGTGAGTTCCTGATCATGCTCATAACATGATCATACTTCTTCTTCATTAAAGACAGCTTAAAAATATATTCTGTTGAATCAATGACTATAGCCCTGTTCTTTCCATCTCGATCCAAGCAGAATATTTTGTTTCCACTAACTTTTGTAATATATATTGGGACATCAAGGGTTTTTATGATCCCTCCATCCCCATTGGGAAGGCAATACTTGATGTGGTTAAGTGTAGTGTAGATGAAAACCCCATTGTCATCCCAAGCTCCACTCTTGACGCGGATCGTCTCATGAAGCGTGCATTGATGCACAAGTTTCTTGCTAGCAATAATAATAGCATGTTTGTTGAGCAAGGCAACACTCTCCATGTCGTTTGACCAAACAACATACTTGACAAAAGGAGTTTGGAGATCACCAAGTACAATCCTCTGCTGAAGATCAAATATAACTACCCTATCCTCTGCCCGACACAGCAAATTACCCGTTCCCGCATAGAATATTGCATCAGCAGCAATAGGAAGACCACTCTTCTTCACAATCTCATTTTTAAGGTTCTTGACTAATACTTGGTTGTTGCTTTTGTCAAGCACAGCAAACCTATTACGGGCAATGAAAACAGCAGAACCTCCAGGACCTCTTTTCGCCTCTTGCCCAGAATCACCCCTACCAATGCTGTCTCTAGGCACAACATAGAGTTCATAAGTTCCACCATCGACGTCAGAACAGATAAGAACAGCATTTTCAGTAGGACTGTATGAAAGGGTCCTTGGACCTTGATTTAGGCTGGTGGATCCAGGCCTTCGAATTGGAATCACTTGTGTCTCTCTTTGAGTTGAAAACTCATAAAACTTCAAAAAGCGATCTTTGGCATAAAA
This window contains:
- the LOC131159445 gene encoding coatomer subunit alpha-1: MLTKFETKSNRVKGLSFHSKRPWILASLHSGVIQLWDYRMGTLIDRFDEHDGPVRGVHFHKSQPLFVSGGDDYKIKVWNYKMHRCLFTLLGHLDYIRTVQFHHEYPWIVSASDDQTIRIWNWQSRTCISVLTGHNHYVMCASFHPKEDLVVSASLDQTVRVWDIGALRKKTVSPADDMLRLTQMNTDLFGGVDAVVKYVLEGHDRGVNWAAFHPTLPLIVSGADDRQVKLWRMNETKAWEVDTLRGHMNNVSCVMFHAKQDIIVSNSEDKSIRVWDVTKRTGVQTFRREHDRFWILASHPEMNLLAAGHDSGMIVFKLERERPAFSVSGDSMFYAKDRFLKFYEFSTQRETQVIPIRRPGSTSLNQGPRTLSYSPTENAVLICSDVDGGTYELYVVPRDSIGRGDSGQEAKRGPGGSAVFIARNRFAVLDKSNNQVLVKNLKNEIVKKSGLPIAADAIFYAGTGNLLCRAEDRVVIFDLQQRIVLGDLQTPFVKYVVWSNDMESVALLNKHAIIIASKKLVHQCTLHETIRVKSGAWDDNGVFIYTTLNHIKYCLPNGDGGIIKTLDVPIYITKVSGNKIFCLDRDGKNRAIVIDSTEYIFKLSLMKKKYDHVMSMIRNSQLCGQAMIAYLQQKGFPEVALHFVKDERTRFNLALESGNIQIAVASAKEIDEKDYWYRLGVEALRQGNAGIVEYAYQRTKNFERLSFLYLITGNVEKLSKMLKIAEVKNDVMGQFHNALYLGDVKERVKILESSGHLSLAYITASVHGLQDASERLADELGDNVPTLPEGKVPYLLMPPMPIMSGGDWPLLRVMKGIFEGGLDNIGRGATEEDEEAVDGDWGEELDMVDVDGLPNGEIGVALEDEEVAEENDGGGWDLEDLGLPPEADTPRASVNAHTSVFVAPTPGMPVSQIWIQRSSIPAEHAAAGNFDTAMRLLGRQLGIKNFAPLRPMFLDLHSGSHTYLRAFSSAPVMSLAVERGWNESASPNVRGPPALVFNFSQLEEKLKAGYKATTAGKFTEALRIFLSILHTIPLIVVDSRREVDEVKELIVIVKEYVLGLQMELKRREIKDNPLRQQELAAYFTHCNLQLPHLRLALLNAMTVCYKAKNLATAANFARRLLETNPTIENQAKTARQVLQAAERNMNDVLQLNYDFRNPFVVCGATYVPIYRGQKDVSCPYCSSRFVPSQEGKLCTVCDLSVVGSDASGLLCSPSQVR